A genomic region of Runella rosea contains the following coding sequences:
- a CDS encoding chemotaxis protein CheB, which yields MKADEKVLSTNLFPVVGIGASAGGLEAFRKLLKAIPEKSGIAYVLVQHLAPNHESLLPDLLQKVTSIPVVEISDDIKVEPDHIYILPSNKMLVANDGILQLSPRVTQKNELNLPIDIFFTSLAEVHQSHAIGVVLSGTGSDGTGGLKAIKDHGGITFAQDEASAAYEGMPKSAVQAGVVDFILPPDEIPQKLLDIIRILRSDTAQDPNAEETEKEVVKQILTVLRIRKGTDFTYYKQTTVRRRILRRMAINKNEDTAAYLVLLKDNKQEQDALYQDLLIPVTSFFRDPQVFDYLCETVFPLILKNKSAGEPIRIWVAGCSTGQEAYSMAMCLAEFLGNTTERVQLFASDLSDPAIAKARIGTYSKSEVESLTAERLQKFFLKKNGNYQINKSVRDMCVFATHNFLKDPPFSKMDLISCRNVMIYLEPYLQKKAFTTFHYSLNPKGYLLLGKLETVGNVPDLFSIAAKDDKVFTRKEGPGRFMPMAGQRSELNLSFGTSKNENMRTDFQKIADDLILSRYTPAGVVINEDMDIVHFRGITGPYLEQTSGKPTHNLLLLAKHGLAFELRNLLYKAKKDNARVIKEIIPFRADGSLRTISIEILPLPGTPEPHYLILFHETNAVDPLPPTGRPKKATKSALDDKDLRIRQFEQELIQTREDMRAITQDQEALSEELQSANEELLSGNEELQSLNEELETGKEELQSTNEELTVVNRELSSLNEQITNARDYAEGIIATIREPLLVLDKNLRVKTANLSYYNAFKVNTADTEGKLIYETGHKDWDIPVLKELLENILPEKSTFDNLELTHTFYNIGERRMRLNAREIKAGNSEKLILLAIEDITEQARAEEARIEIQKRYQFITNSIPQKVWATDEEGNLNFFNDVWLDYTGLSVDELKEWGWKKIIHPDEWEEYKSKWQHSLATGTEFELEHRLLNKEGEYRWHLSRGLAYKADNGKPAMLWVGTHTEIQQHNKLKEDLKKAVAERTSELKEANASLVEKNKSLQKLIKELESFTYVSSHDLQEPLRKIQLLARYIDDHESQNLTAGGKDYFRRILNSAERMQQLINDLLLFTRFNTEARNFESTNLRSIVEEVVAEMSETIQEKHATIDVAHLGSAAVITFQFRQLMQNLIGNALKFSNPNRSPHIRIKSRVVSGDKLKNEKLLPEKKYCHITVIDNGIGFDPQYSERIFEVFQRLHEREQYQGTGIGLAIVKKIVENHNGIITATGRPGKGAQFNIYIPAS from the coding sequence ATGAAAGCTGATGAAAAAGTGTTGTCCACCAATTTGTTCCCTGTAGTGGGTATTGGCGCATCAGCAGGCGGATTGGAGGCCTTCCGAAAATTACTCAAAGCCATTCCCGAAAAATCAGGAATCGCCTACGTACTCGTGCAGCATTTAGCCCCCAATCACGAAAGCCTGCTGCCTGATTTACTACAAAAAGTAACAAGCATTCCCGTCGTAGAAATCTCCGACGACATTAAGGTGGAGCCTGACCATATTTATATTTTGCCCAGCAATAAGATGCTGGTGGCCAACGACGGAATATTGCAATTGAGTCCGCGCGTAACCCAAAAAAACGAGCTCAATCTCCCCATTGACATTTTTTTCACCTCTCTGGCTGAAGTCCACCAAAGCCACGCCATCGGCGTTGTGTTGTCGGGCACGGGCAGCGACGGCACGGGGGGGCTGAAGGCCATTAAAGACCACGGAGGCATCACGTTTGCGCAGGATGAAGCATCGGCCGCCTATGAGGGTATGCCCAAAAGCGCCGTACAGGCCGGGGTGGTTGATTTTATTCTACCGCCCGACGAAATCCCCCAAAAACTGTTGGACATCATTCGGATTCTTCGCTCAGACACCGCCCAAGACCCCAATGCCGAAGAAACTGAAAAGGAGGTGGTCAAACAAATCCTTACAGTACTGCGCATCCGGAAAGGAACTGATTTTACGTATTATAAACAAACGACCGTCCGCCGCCGAATCCTGCGCCGAATGGCCATTAACAAAAATGAAGATACCGCCGCCTATTTGGTTTTGTTAAAGGACAACAAACAGGAACAAGATGCTTTATACCAAGATTTATTGATTCCCGTCACCTCTTTTTTTCGAGACCCGCAGGTATTTGATTATTTATGCGAAACGGTTTTTCCGCTTATTTTGAAAAACAAAAGCGCGGGAGAACCCATTCGTATATGGGTAGCGGGTTGCAGCACCGGACAAGAAGCCTACTCAATGGCCATGTGTTTGGCCGAGTTTTTGGGCAATACAACCGAGCGCGTCCAGCTCTTTGCCAGCGATTTGAGTGACCCTGCCATTGCCAAAGCGCGTATTGGTACCTATTCCAAAAGTGAAGTGGAAAGTCTAACCGCCGAACGCTTGCAAAAATTTTTCCTCAAAAAAAACGGCAACTACCAAATCAATAAATCTGTGCGGGATATGTGCGTGTTTGCTACGCACAATTTTTTAAAGGATCCACCTTTCAGCAAAATGGATTTAATCAGCTGCCGCAATGTGATGATTTACCTCGAACCTTACCTTCAAAAAAAGGCATTTACTACATTTCATTATTCATTAAACCCCAAAGGATATTTATTGCTCGGCAAATTGGAAACGGTCGGCAATGTACCTGACCTTTTTTCAATCGCCGCCAAAGACGATAAGGTATTTACTCGCAAAGAAGGCCCTGGCCGGTTTATGCCAATGGCTGGCCAACGGAGCGAGTTGAATCTGAGTTTTGGTACTTCCAAAAACGAAAACATGCGCACCGATTTTCAAAAAATAGCCGACGATCTTATTCTCAGTCGGTATACGCCCGCCGGAGTGGTCATCAATGAAGACATGGACATTGTGCATTTTCGCGGCATTACTGGTCCCTATTTAGAACAGACATCTGGCAAACCTACCCATAATTTGTTACTTCTGGCCAAACACGGGCTGGCGTTTGAGCTGCGCAATTTGCTCTACAAAGCAAAAAAAGACAATGCTCGGGTAATCAAAGAAATTATCCCGTTTCGGGCAGATGGCAGCCTACGTACCATTTCTATCGAAATTTTACCCCTGCCAGGTACGCCTGAACCTCACTATTTGATTCTTTTTCACGAGACAAATGCCGTTGACCCGCTCCCTCCGACAGGCCGCCCCAAGAAAGCGACAAAATCAGCATTGGACGATAAAGACCTTCGCATTCGGCAATTTGAGCAGGAGCTCATCCAAACCCGCGAAGATATGCGCGCCATTACGCAAGACCAAGAGGCCTTGAGCGAAGAACTTCAAAGCGCCAACGAAGAATTATTGAGCGGCAACGAAGAGTTGCAAAGCCTCAACGAAGAATTGGAAACGGGTAAAGAAGAACTCCAAAGCACCAACGAAGAGCTGACGGTGGTCAACCGCGAACTGAGCAGCCTGAATGAGCAGATAACGAACGCCCGAGATTATGCCGAAGGTATCATTGCCACCATACGCGAGCCCCTGCTGGTGCTGGATAAAAACCTGCGGGTAAAAACCGCCAACCTTTCCTATTATAATGCCTTCAAGGTAAACACCGCCGACACCGAGGGTAAATTAATCTACGAAACAGGCCACAAAGACTGGGATATACCCGTCCTGAAAGAACTGCTTGAAAATATTCTTCCCGAAAAATCAACCTTTGATAACTTAGAGTTAACGCATACATTTTATAATATTGGCGAGCGGCGAATGCGGCTGAATGCCCGCGAAATAAAAGCGGGAAATTCGGAGAAATTAATCCTGCTCGCGATTGAAGATATTACCGAGCAAGCCCGCGCCGAAGAAGCACGGATAGAAATCCAAAAACGCTACCAATTCATCACCAATTCGATTCCACAAAAAGTATGGGCAACCGATGAAGAAGGCAATCTCAACTTTTTTAATGACGTTTGGCTCGACTATACCGGGCTTTCGGTGGATGAACTTAAAGAGTGGGGATGGAAAAAAATAATCCACCCCGACGAGTGGGAAGAATACAAAAGCAAGTGGCAGCACTCGCTTGCTACTGGTACTGAATTTGAACTCGAACACCGATTATTGAATAAGGAAGGAGAATACCGGTGGCATTTGAGCCGGGGACTGGCCTACAAAGCCGACAACGGAAAACCAGCAATGCTGTGGGTAGGGACGCACACCGAAATTCAACAGCATAACAAACTAAAAGAAGACCTAAAAAAAGCCGTAGCCGAACGAACATCAGAATTGAAGGAGGCAAATGCAAGCCTCGTGGAAAAAAACAAAAGCCTTCAGAAACTTATCAAGGAGCTTGAATCTTTTACCTATGTATCAAGCCATGACCTACAGGAACCACTGCGTAAAATACAACTACTAGCCCGGTATATCGACGACCACGAAAGCCAAAACTTAACCGCAGGCGGCAAAGATTATTTTAGACGCATCCTAAATTCTGCCGAGAGAATGCAACAACTAATCAACGATTTGCTGTTGTTCACCCGATTTAATACTGAAGCCCGTAACTTTGAAAGTACAAATCTTCGCTCCATTGTTGAGGAGGTAGTGGCCGAAATGAGCGAAACCATCCAAGAAAAACACGCTACCATTGACGTAGCCCATCTCGGTTCGGCTGCCGTCATCACGTTTCAGTTTCGTCAACTCATGCAAAATCTCATTGGCAATGCCCTTAAATTCTCAAATCCCAATCGCTCTCCCCACATACGGATAAAAAGCCGGGTTGTAAGCGGTGATAAATTGAAGAATGAAAAGCTTTTGCCCGAAAAAAAATATTGCCACATCACGGTCATCGACAATGGTATCGGCTTTGATCCCCAATACAGCGAACGAATATTTGAGGTCTTCCAACGCCTGCACGAACGTGAACAATACCAAGGTACGGGCATCGGGCTGGCAATTGTCAAAAAAATCGTTGAGAATCACAACGGAATCATCACGGCCACGGGCAGGCCAGGCAAAGGTGCCCAATTTAATATTTATATTCCAGCTTCCTAA
- a CDS encoding LytTR family transcriptional regulator DNA-binding domain-containing protein → MIVDNILISAPEVEYLTSASNYTYIYLMDGTRLLSSHNLGRITTHLALTRVHKRVSVNKTHISKVKEGAIVMKSGFVVAPSRRMKSVLLTLKLKKTPRSRKLQGDGVVKSKK, encoded by the coding sequence ATGATTGTTGATAATATACTTATTTCGGCCCCAGAGGTTGAGTATCTCACTTCTGCCTCTAACTATACCTACATCTACTTGATGGATGGTACGCGGCTTCTCAGCTCACACAATTTAGGAAGGATAACGACCCATTTGGCGCTTACCAGGGTACACAAAAGGGTTTCGGTCAATAAGACGCACATTTCCAAGGTAAAAGAAGGGGCAATTGTGATGAAATCGGGGTTTGTCGTTGCTCCGTCGCGTAGGATGAAAAGCGTTCTTTTGACACTAAAACTCAAGAAAACGCCCCGCAGTCGTAAACTGCAAGGGGATGGGGTCGTTAAATCGAAAAAGTGA
- a CDS encoding glycosyltransferase family 2 protein → MKNRLLIKPPTKRELLTLRLMILLGLVSMVFFMTKLLGGGVRGNGALYVMLMTAFFFTCLTILYEWYHYFSITIPKEPPVNKTYTVDIFTTFCAGEPYEMIEETLRAIVAITYPHTTYLCDEADDPYLKRLCAQLGVHHVTRLEKKNAKAGNINNALRQSSGELCVVLDPDHVPSADFLDPIVSHFNDPAIGFVQIVQAYKNSEESLIAKGAAQQTYQFYGPMMMTMNHYGTVMAIGANCTFRRAALESIGGHAAGLAEDMHTAMRLHAKGWKSVYVPAVLARGLVPSTLSAYYKQQLKWSRGVFDLLVTVYPKLFTQFTLRQKIHYALIPLHYLSGIIFFLNFLIPILSLCFHTSPMKMDITDFGLIALPFLTVVVLIRQFVQWWVMEDTERGFHVIGGLLMIGTWWVFILGFLYTLFGVKVPYVPTPKDGKEANNWPLNIPNLVILFLSLFSICYGLYTDWNPYNLSMSVFAGLNAMFMGFTVLISRQPQFRILAVRYKRLNIGLLFLREAKGHFWIIRRRIYTVVRRTPLLLSILLTCPIIYMVQFRQKGLPPTIYKDHRVNFFLTGIDARSVNTMGTAFPLSGENKTHFDILAFHVRWANGYLPTRTLDSVYRNGSLPMITWVLPSRLSDYASVFELITNGKEDAYLLQFCRQFKALNRPVFIRFAPEVGKLPNPAPNTPEVFKAAWKYMHDFFRNQGLYRVIWVWNPGTPESIDPYFPGRQYVDWMAVSSLNEDRGSLPIKKQYWAFHKHPVFQSGMPVMLVENDNQSLSDKEAKSIRTSFSEIKAVVISGRTAGPFGRLRRINDLTDESGRLVRAQNRFKKTEIEPIPKLLTSYGTAPKNIALTTTQSAFFVGTRGINYTKAQDWVKSPNPLRMGELLEDFYEMKTLGINTIKHSGPGIYDRNIIRAAEETGMKVNFSFWIDDHLDFVEEKNKLEQARIDILAVVSSYKDNKNIIGWNIGNAVFQELQFRYFKPDLIIQRDAYLFFVKNLVRSIKQIDPSRSVTIDVTLADDLPKTVHQMHRLMPEVDAFGIKVKASPVADLSLLEELSVPYFFRSITVAQYAAFKPQKTGVFITNWQDVFNSGLVNFDGIKDFRRRQKTSFMQLRHLWKGTKAPAPPPIVKILKPALATIPATTLTYHALVHKEYQWYLADSLSANVQFEWKLVQIGRFEQALSMKELGNDPKIQVKIPENPSMYRLYLYVVAGSTVVDVLQTTLNTPLVVNKKRPMDGSL, encoded by the coding sequence ATGAAAAATCGGTTATTGATAAAACCACCCACCAAACGCGAATTGCTCACCCTGAGGCTCATGATTCTTTTAGGGTTAGTGTCGATGGTATTTTTTATGACTAAGCTGTTGGGGGGGGGCGTTCGGGGAAATGGTGCGCTGTACGTGATGTTGATGACGGCTTTCTTTTTTACCTGTCTCACCATTCTTTACGAATGGTACCACTATTTTAGTATCACAATTCCGAAAGAGCCGCCCGTCAATAAAACCTATACTGTCGATATTTTTACCACCTTTTGTGCGGGGGAGCCTTATGAAATGATTGAGGAAACCCTGCGGGCTATTGTTGCCATAACCTATCCGCACACTACTTACCTGTGCGACGAAGCAGACGACCCGTACCTCAAGCGTCTTTGTGCACAGTTGGGGGTACATCACGTTACTCGACTTGAGAAAAAGAATGCCAAGGCGGGTAATATCAATAATGCCTTGCGCCAATCATCGGGGGAGCTTTGCGTTGTTTTGGACCCCGACCATGTACCTTCTGCCGATTTTCTGGACCCGATTGTGTCGCATTTTAATGATCCTGCCATTGGGTTTGTCCAGATTGTGCAGGCCTATAAAAACAGCGAGGAGAGCTTAATCGCCAAGGGTGCCGCGCAGCAGACCTACCAGTTTTATGGCCCGATGATGATGACCATGAACCACTACGGAACCGTAATGGCCATTGGGGCTAACTGTACCTTCCGGCGTGCGGCGCTGGAATCCATCGGAGGCCACGCCGCTGGCCTTGCCGAGGATATGCACACTGCCATGCGGCTCCATGCAAAGGGTTGGAAATCAGTCTATGTGCCTGCTGTGCTGGCCCGAGGGCTGGTGCCTTCTACCTTGTCGGCGTATTATAAACAACAACTGAAATGGTCGCGGGGGGTGTTTGATTTGTTGGTCACTGTCTATCCCAAGTTGTTTACGCAATTCACCCTGCGCCAGAAGATTCATTATGCGCTGATTCCGCTTCATTATCTTTCGGGGATTATATTCTTCCTCAATTTTTTGATTCCCATTCTCTCGCTATGCTTTCATACTAGTCCGATGAAGATGGACATTACGGACTTTGGTCTAATCGCCTTACCTTTCCTAACCGTAGTCGTTCTTATCAGGCAATTTGTACAATGGTGGGTGATGGAAGATACCGAGCGGGGTTTTCATGTAATAGGCGGGCTTTTAATGATTGGCACTTGGTGGGTATTTATTCTGGGTTTTTTGTATACCCTGTTTGGGGTAAAAGTCCCTTACGTACCCACACCCAAAGATGGAAAAGAGGCAAATAACTGGCCTTTAAATATCCCTAATCTCGTCATTTTGTTCTTGTCCCTATTTTCTATTTGTTATGGATTGTATACCGACTGGAACCCCTACAACCTGAGTATGTCGGTATTTGCGGGGCTGAATGCCATGTTTATGGGTTTTACCGTTTTGATAAGCAGACAGCCCCAGTTTCGAATCTTGGCCGTTCGGTATAAACGGCTGAACATCGGGTTGCTGTTTCTTCGGGAAGCAAAGGGGCATTTCTGGATTATCAGGCGTCGTATTTACACCGTTGTCAGACGTACACCTTTATTGTTATCAATCCTTTTGACCTGTCCTATTATTTACATGGTTCAGTTCCGACAGAAAGGACTGCCTCCGACGATTTACAAAGACCATCGGGTAAACTTTTTTTTGACGGGAATCGACGCCCGGTCGGTCAATACCATGGGCACGGCTTTCCCCTTGAGCGGGGAGAATAAAACCCATTTTGACATCCTTGCTTTTCATGTTCGGTGGGCCAATGGCTATTTGCCTACCCGTACTTTAGATTCTGTATACCGTAACGGCTCTTTGCCCATGATTACGTGGGTACTTCCTTCGCGCCTTTCTGACTACGCCAGCGTTTTTGAGCTAATCACAAACGGAAAGGAGGATGCGTATCTTTTGCAGTTCTGCCGTCAGTTTAAAGCGCTGAATCGCCCTGTTTTTATCCGCTTTGCCCCCGAAGTTGGCAAACTGCCGAATCCCGCGCCCAACACTCCCGAGGTGTTTAAGGCCGCCTGGAAATACATGCATGATTTTTTTCGCAATCAGGGATTGTACCGGGTGATTTGGGTGTGGAATCCAGGTACGCCCGAATCCATCGACCCCTATTTTCCGGGCCGTCAGTACGTTGATTGGATGGCCGTCAGTAGCCTAAACGAAGACCGTGGTTCTTTACCCATCAAAAAGCAATATTGGGCTTTTCATAAACATCCCGTTTTTCAATCAGGAATGCCCGTGATGTTGGTAGAAAACGACAACCAGTCGTTGTCCGACAAAGAGGCTAAATCAATCCGCACTTCATTTTCTGAAATCAAAGCCGTGGTCATTTCTGGCAGAACGGCAGGGCCATTTGGCCGGCTCCGACGTATCAACGACCTAACCGATGAGTCGGGCAGGTTGGTGAGGGCGCAAAACAGATTTAAGAAAACAGAGATTGAGCCTATACCCAAACTCCTGACATCGTATGGGACGGCCCCCAAAAATATAGCTTTAACAACGACCCAAAGTGCTTTTTTTGTAGGAACTAGAGGCATCAATTATACCAAAGCCCAAGATTGGGTTAAGAGCCCGAATCCTCTCAGAATGGGTGAATTGTTGGAGGATTTTTACGAAATGAAAACCCTCGGTATCAACACCATCAAACACAGCGGCCCGGGCATCTACGACCGAAATATCATCCGGGCCGCCGAGGAAACAGGCATGAAGGTGAATTTTAGTTTTTGGATTGATGACCACCTCGATTTTGTGGAAGAAAAAAATAAATTGGAACAAGCCAGGATAGATATTCTTGCGGTGGTTAGTTCGTACAAAGACAACAAAAATATCATTGGCTGGAACATCGGTAACGCCGTTTTTCAAGAACTTCAGTTTCGGTATTTCAAACCTGATTTGATTATTCAGCGAGATGCGTACCTGTTTTTTGTTAAAAATCTGGTGCGTAGTATCAAGCAAATTGACCCGTCCCGATCAGTTACGATTGATGTCACGTTAGCGGATGATTTACCCAAAACAGTTCATCAAATGCACCGACTGATGCCCGAGGTGGATGCATTCGGCATCAAAGTGAAGGCATCTCCAGTGGCTGATTTGAGTTTGCTAGAAGAACTAAGCGTTCCGTATTTTTTCAGGAGTATAACAGTGGCTCAATATGCCGCGTTTAAACCCCAAAAAACGGGGGTATTTATTACCAATTGGCAAGACGTATTTAATAGTGGATTGGTCAATTTTGACGGAATAAAGGATTTTCGACGACGACAAAAAACGTCCTTTATGCAGCTGCGACATCTCTGGAAAGGTACCAAAGCCCCCGCACCGCCGCCGATAGTGAAAATCTTAAAACCTGCATTGGCAACCATTCCCGCTACTACGCTTACGTATCATGCCTTGGTACACAAAGAATATCAATGGTACTTGGCCGATTCACTCTCGGCAAACGTACAGTTTGAGTGGAAATTGGTTCAAATCGGTCGGTTTGAGCAGGCATTGTCCATGAAAGAACTCGGCAATGACCCCAAAATACAGGTCAAAATTCCCGAAAACCCTTCAATGTATCGACTTTATCTTTACGTTGTTGCGGGGTCGACGGTTGTTGATGTGCTCCAAACAACCTTAAATACACCCTTGGTTGTCAATAAAAAACGCCCCATGGACGGAAGTCTTTAG
- a CDS encoding glycoside hydrolase family 2 TIM barrel-domain containing protein: MVFPKRNYFFIFKLGFFALIISVLNGCKEAENGKSRRKVYVEKKNGKYALLKDGKPFFINGASGYSYCSVLRESGGNTLRTWDTTNLAVILDSALANNLSVIVGLYLPDYHETSFFNNPVRAAQMHKDYSAVVNRFKQHPALLMWSIGNEVSFPYNPSYNNFYKVFNGLVDMIHRDDPDHPITTVLLNFDKKSILNLVVRCNIDIISFNIYNRINTLRDDLDWMKWFWNGPFLLSEWGIDGPWEGTKQTAWGAYLEPTSTEKAARCLTRYQQYMPVEDSRFLGSCLFYWGHKQEGTHTWFSLFDEGGAHSETVGRMKFQWTGKTYKHEFPTVKTMLLNSKKAKDNILLTANAPSTAEIFVDSLGGSIKTIKWQLFKEDWLRINNQANTKKLTPLPQLNKNSTELKVAFTAPEEEGPYRIFATIYNNRGNFATCNIPFYVVGPP; this comes from the coding sequence ATGGTTTTCCCAAAAAGAAACTACTTTTTTATTTTCAAACTTGGTTTTTTTGCGCTAATTATTTCTGTACTGAATGGGTGTAAAGAAGCCGAAAATGGTAAGAGTCGCCGAAAAGTGTACGTTGAAAAGAAAAACGGTAAGTATGCCTTACTCAAAGACGGAAAGCCTTTTTTTATCAATGGTGCTTCGGGATATTCGTATTGCTCGGTTCTGAGAGAATCGGGCGGTAATACCCTGCGGACTTGGGATACCACCAACTTGGCCGTGATTCTGGATAGTGCGCTGGCAAATAACCTCAGCGTGATTGTGGGGTTATACCTTCCAGATTATCACGAAACTTCTTTTTTCAATAATCCAGTGCGGGCGGCCCAAATGCACAAAGACTATAGCGCCGTGGTGAACCGATTTAAGCAGCACCCAGCCCTGCTGATGTGGTCAATCGGGAATGAGGTCAGTTTTCCGTACAATCCCTCTTACAACAACTTTTACAAGGTATTTAACGGATTGGTCGATATGATTCATCGGGATGATCCAGACCATCCGATTACGACTGTTCTCCTTAATTTTGATAAAAAATCGATTCTGAATCTGGTGGTTCGATGCAATATCGACATCATCTCATTCAATATTTATAACCGAATAAACACGCTCCGTGATGATTTGGATTGGATGAAATGGTTTTGGAATGGCCCTTTTCTACTGTCGGAGTGGGGGATCGACGGCCCATGGGAAGGAACCAAACAAACCGCTTGGGGAGCGTATCTAGAACCTACTTCTACCGAAAAAGCTGCGCGATGCCTGACTCGCTACCAGCAGTATATGCCTGTCGAAGATTCTCGTTTTTTAGGTTCATGTTTGTTTTATTGGGGGCATAAACAAGAAGGAACGCATACATGGTTTAGCCTTTTTGATGAAGGGGGTGCCCACTCCGAAACCGTGGGTAGAATGAAATTCCAGTGGACGGGGAAAACTTATAAACACGAATTTCCCACGGTCAAAACCATGTTGCTTAATTCAAAGAAGGCCAAAGATAATATTTTGCTTACGGCCAATGCCCCGTCTACGGCGGAGATATTTGTGGATTCATTGGGCGGAAGTATTAAAACAATAAAGTGGCAGTTGTTCAAAGAAGATTGGCTGCGAATAAACAATCAGGCCAATACAAAAAAACTCACGCCGTTGCCCCAACTAAACAAAAACTCGACGGAGCTCAAAGTTGCTTTTACGGCTCCCGAAGAGGAAGGCCCCTACCGGATTTTTGCCACCATTTATAACAATCGGGGAAATTTTGCTACCTGTAATATTCCTTTTTACGTCGTTGGTCCGCCATGA
- a CDS encoding sialidase family protein, with product MFKKIVLLFIVTVSLARAQQALFSTKGIQPAVCVGENGSIEMVFGKGNAFYYSFSNDKGRSFSTPELVDSLQGLHLGVSRGPQIASSRQSTVITTIDKAGNIYAYVRNRTTGKWQNHLMVNDVPEIAKEGFNALASDGKGFFWVIWLDLRDDKQNKIFGASSSDGGLTWGKNKLIYRSPDATVCECCQPSILMRDQRVYVMFRNWISGARDMYVTESEDAGKTFLPAVKMGEGTWKLNACPMDGGGMSVDEKGGFTSVWRRENQLFTSKIGGPEQPLGQGRNASIATSAQHTFIVWHDKGQVWISQSAQTQPLNLGAGRYPRVVMVNPRLAFCVWEDKETIKGMMLTGE from the coding sequence ATGTTCAAAAAAATAGTCCTTCTTTTTATCGTTACTGTGTCGTTGGCTCGCGCGCAACAGGCTTTATTTTCCACAAAAGGCATTCAGCCCGCTGTGTGCGTGGGAGAGAATGGATCCATTGAGATGGTGTTTGGAAAAGGAAACGCTTTTTATTATTCTTTTTCAAATGACAAAGGCCGGTCTTTTTCAACGCCTGAGCTAGTCGACAGCCTTCAGGGGTTGCATTTGGGCGTATCGAGGGGTCCACAGATTGCATCTTCGCGCCAATCTACGGTCATTACTACCATCGACAAAGCGGGGAACATCTACGCTTACGTGCGCAATCGTACCACTGGTAAATGGCAAAATCACCTCATGGTCAATGACGTACCCGAAATTGCCAAAGAAGGTTTTAATGCGCTGGCAAGTGATGGAAAAGGTTTTTTTTGGGTGATTTGGCTTGATTTGAGAGACGACAAACAAAACAAGATTTTTGGGGCCTCCTCCAGCGACGGCGGCTTGACTTGGGGTAAAAATAAACTCATCTATCGCTCCCCCGACGCTACGGTTTGTGAGTGTTGTCAGCCGTCCATTCTTATGCGCGACCAGCGCGTGTATGTTATGTTTCGAAACTGGATCAGTGGCGCAAGAGATATGTACGTGACCGAATCGGAGGATGCTGGAAAAACTTTCTTGCCTGCGGTGAAAATGGGAGAAGGAACTTGGAAACTCAACGCCTGCCCGATGGATGGCGGTGGCATGAGCGTAGATGAGAAAGGGGGATTTACGTCCGTTTGGCGACGTGAAAATCAGCTTTTTACGTCAAAAATCGGAGGTCCAGAACAGCCCTTGGGCCAAGGCCGCAATGCTTCTATTGCCACGAGTGCGCAACACACTTTTATCGTTTGGCACGACAAGGGGCAAGTTTGGATCAGTCAATCTGCGCAAACACAACCCCTAAATTTGGGAGCAGGGCGGTATCCGCGCGTGGTGATGGTCAATCCGCGCTTGGCTTTCTGCGTCTGGGAAGACAAAGAAACCATCAAAGGAATGATGTTGACGGGGGAGTAA